TAATAAACAGTGGTATGCCAACACTCCCTGTGGCGATCATCAAATAGCTTAGCTGACAGCGACAATATCCGCCACATTCATCGCCACACGGCGAAAAACTGAAGAGTGGGTGGCGCGGGAAACCAGTGCTATAACAGCAACCGAAAGTCCAATGAAGCCAATTACAAAAAGTAGCCAATGCGGTAGTACCCCTGCCCCAACTTCGCTCGGATAGCGGCATACCATCAAGTACACCGATACTACGAACGAAATTAACAAGCGAATTACCGCCTGCCCATGCTCGCGACCCAGCTCATCCTGCCCCTGGATTCTAAAATGCCGCAAAAACGCCCACCCGCTAGTGGGACTTCCATGTTGGGTTGATGGATTCATAGCTCTATATATAGCGCCTCGCAGAAGATGCGTATCGTTACCGACGTTAGCTGTTCTCCCAAAGCACTTACATTTCTCGGGAGATCTTCATAACAACTCAGCTGTAGAAAAGCGATACTAGGGGTAGCCGACGTAAGATACTAGACTTTCGGACAGTCGCTGTTGCCAGACATTGACCGGAAAAGGTAACCTCCGCTCCGCATCGTCGACATATTCGGCGAGGGGCATGGCCTACTACACATACACAGGCCACCATAGGGACCACTACTGACGTGCCAACAATAGGGAGGGAGATATGTTGATTTTGACGCGCCGTATCGGCGAAAGCGTTAACATCGGCGACAACATTCAGCTGACGATCTTGGGCGTGAACGGTAACCAAGTACGAATCGGCGTTAATGCCCCCAAGGATGTGCCAGTTCATCGCGAAGAAATATACGAGCGGATCAAGCGCGAGAAAGAAACCGGCATCGTTAACATCAAAGATGACGTGAAACGCAATCGCTGATCTGACTTTCCACTGTCATCCGCGCACCCCAAGCCCACCGTAGAGAGAAACAAGGGGTGCGCTCGGATGAATCGAACAAGCTAATCGATTAAACGAGTCTCTTTAAATCAGGCTGACGAGCACGCGGCCGGTTTGTCCACCTTTGAGAATACGGTCGATCTGCGGGCTTAACGCTTCGAGCGCACACTCCTGTG
The sequence above is drawn from the Gammaproteobacteria bacterium genome and encodes:
- the csrA gene encoding carbon storage regulator CsrA: MLILTRRIGESVNIGDNIQLTILGVNGNQVRIGVNAPKDVPVHREEIYERIKREKETGIVNIKDDVKRNR